The Elusimicrobiaceae bacterium genome has a window encoding:
- a CDS encoding response regulator: MTGQKRVLIIDDEPDILVIMAFRLKKAGYDVVSARSARDGLRLLGQLGPDLILTDMNLPDMSVEGLCSAVRTDDRFRNLPIIVLSAGSEEFKKRVLAAGAQEFLTKPCEQEHLVAVLDALLGER, encoded by the coding sequence ATGACCGGACAGAAACGGGTACTGATCATTGATGATGAACCGGACATTCTGGTGATCATGGCTTTCCGGCTCAAAAAAGCGGGGTATGACGTGGTATCGGCGCGGAGCGCACGCGACGGCCTGCGCCTGCTCGGGCAGCTTGGCCCGGACCTTATTTTAACCGACATGAATCTGCCGGATATGAGCGTGGAAGGGCTTTGTTCCGCCGTGCGGACGGACGACCGGTTCCGGAATCTGCCGATTATCGTGCTTTCCGCCGGCAGCGAGGAATTCAAGAAACGGGTGCTCGCGGCCGGTGCGCAGGAGTTTTTAACCAAGCCGTGCGAACAGGAACACCTTGTCGCCGTTCTTGATGCCCTGCTCGGAGAGCGGTGA